In Cyclopterus lumpus isolate fCycLum1 chromosome 13, fCycLum1.pri, whole genome shotgun sequence, the genomic window TTTTAAAGAGGGAACAGAAAAGGACGAGGGAGAAGGGGAGTGGCGGTTCAGAGGACAGAAAGCGTGGATtataaaagaggagaaaaaggtGGAAGGGGGAGCTTGTCTGGGGACTGATGGAGCAGAGGGGAAGATAattagagggaggagaggagtgaaggGGAAACgatggaagaaaaaacagaagggaagtgaggagaacaggaagaagTGAATTTGTGCAATGAGGGGATAAAATAATGAAGGTGAGAAAGATAAATATGGGGAGGATCGATgtagggagaaggagaagaagaaggaggaggagggcagggacCTTGGGGGTTACATTCCTGAAGTGCAACCAGCCCGGTGCTGCTCTGCTGCCCAATGTAAACACagggcagagaggtggactgACAGCCTGTCACAGTGACtcatgagacagagagaaagcaagcGAGGAGGAGAAATGGAGGGCTGTTATAAAATCTAAAAAGTGCAaagaatgagaaagaaaatatgaccAAGAGAGGGTGGTAATGGAATAGAGATATGAATATCTTTAATGATAGCAATATCCTATGTTAGACAGGACACCCTCTTGTCTCAATAAATTGAGCACACGGTCTGAcatctcttcccctccctcttttgAGCGCACATCTGTTCTACAATCCTCTTCTCGGGGCTACTCATCCTTCTCCTGGCAGTTGACTACATATCGAGGTCAGGGAGACATCAAATTGCTCTGATATGACATTGTGCCAGACGAAGGGAAGTTGCTTTTGCAGGTTGGCTCCCCAATGTGATCAGGCTTATTGATGTGGTGCTTCAAAACAATGATCATAGGTTACAGTACACACAACACTTACCACACCAATCAGCCATAACCGCAGACTCGTCTTGACTCTGTGGTTCTAGTACGACATCTAGTGGCAAAAAAACtgcattgaaaataaatgagttGGGGTCATGCTGTATTTCTACCAGTGtaactaaaaaaacaagtcttAAAACAGTTTAAATGCAATCTACTGCAGCAGTTCAAATATCATAATCCAACCATGTAGGGAAAGTAAGTAAAAATTCAGAGCAATGATTCACAGTGCACAATAAAGAAGTATTTACACAAGTTTAATTGATTGTATATTTCAGTAATGATTTCATTTCATGGAAATGAGAAACAGAACCGTCACATTTTAAGAGTGTTTCTTACAGATTTAGAAAATGAAAGCAGCTCTATGAGATTGTTTGGTAATTCTGGGGAAGGAAGCATAAGCACCCAAAAGTGTAAATAGTGTAAACGATGTGCAATTTcataatgagaaataaaaacactaaattaaataaatatttagaaaagtAGCAATATTTTCAAATGACAGGCACCTGAGAAAATAATGTCCAAAGTGACAAAGAAGACCAACATGTTCACAAGGTTAACAGCAATTAACGAAGAACCCTGAACACGTATGTACTTCAGAGAACAAATTCATGTGCAAACAGTATTTTGATTTCCATCTTTTCTGCATTCATAAATATTTGTTCACAGCTTTTGATACCTTGAAGCTAATACCTCATTTTTGATAGACAAAGCTAATTGAAAAGTAAATCGCCCTTTGGATCATTTTACAACCAAAATAGGTGGATACCAATGTTTACAGTTCTATTATGGGCAttacatacaataatacaattttAAAGTGCAAACAATACTTATACTGCATTTAAAAATTATAAAACACAGTCCAAAAAGGGGAAACCATAGGAAGTGTAAAAGATCCCACTTCTGCCTGTAGAGGTCAGtgtaacaataaaaaatacatatatttcaccACAATTACATACAgggtttttgttttcagttttacAATACCTGACAACAATTTCACCACACACCATTTTTTTGGAGAAGTAACCTATTCTCAGTTGAATGGTGCACTGTAAATTACCCTGTAAAAAGATACTGATGACAAATACTTccttaaacacattaaaaaagtcACACGTGTCAGCAAAATGTTCGGAGCATGATTTCCCCAGTGAGTCACCGACTATTGACTTTGGCGGCCGTGCATGCAGCAGTCAATCACAAATGTAACATACATTTGagtgacataataataataataatccatttaatttatatagcgctttttaaccatgacccacagtcgccccacataCATACAGTTTTAGTTCTCGATTTAATGGTCCGTCTACTTCACCAATTCAGCCCTCAAGATGCCTCCATGATTTCATTGAGGACTGTTACCTCCCTGGAGAAaatggaaaggaaaaaaggagaaggagggataCGATTAGAGGTTACAAGACTTCGACGTGATGTACAACTtacaaagaacattttaaacatttcgCCATTGCAATTGTACCTTCAGAAACCTTTTACCAGGTTGTAATTTACATTACTTATGAATGTAATCAAAGTATGACAAGTGTATATGTTGGCAATTGCAAACACTTACTCCTCACGTCCATTTTCTCCCCtcactactgctgctgctgctcctagAACCCAAGATAGAAACTGCTGTTACTTTTTCTCTGTTATACTTAATCATTTGTGCTTTCATCTTTGTATTTTTACAAACAGTCagatatgtaaatgtgtgtagcaCAGCTACATTGGGACAAACCTATTATATGTCCATACTTCTCTGTCCTTTCTTGAAAGACCACCTCCACAGCAATGCCACCATAATGATAAAGAAAACCACCACTGCACAGATGGCTACTGTCACATATGGACTTTGGGTATCAGGCGGATCCTTGGGTGTACCTTCAGATGAGAACATTGTTTATCAAaacatatatagtatatttttctatttctattcttTTATCTTAATGGTATTGCATTTGCCCTGGTTCTTAGCTATCCATCTCTGAAATTCTAACTGCAATTAAGGTGAATTtaactttttagtttttgtttcacattgtttaaaaaaatcactACATTTAAATGAGTTATATCTACAGGTACACATATCAGGTACTACAATTCCAATTAAAATGATTTCATAGTGAAGCAAATGAAACTTTGGCCAACTGAATTTAAGCAGCATTTTGGTAGAAGTGTGAATTAGCTGATCTACTGAAATGCTAACAATATGGCTCCCGGGTCTCTCAGAGAGCTGGTTGCCCATCACTTTGGCCGAGACTGAAAGATTCCCCTCACACATTCCCTTAACTGTAGCCATAAAAGGAGATCTATGCCAATGAGTTTTTTGCCTTTCACACTTCTCAAAACTTGCCCAGGCATGAAAAAAGTTTAAAACCAATTTTGGTAACCATAAGGGACATGTGAGTTAGTGGCCTACTCACAGACTGAGACCATTTCTGAGCTGATATTGCCCACAGAACAGCTAAGGGACGTCAGCTTTCCATCGGAGCAGTTGACGTATGCGATGCTGGAGATGTTGAATGTTGTGGTGTCTGGATCGATCATTTTGCTGTTGTTTACAACCTTCGAACTCCCCGGTATGTGCCACGTAATCTCAGAGCCTGGGTAGCCGCCATGTGAGGTACAGTTCACGAGGCAACTAAAGAGATGGTTGTGATCCCTGCAGTGCACTGAGAGTGTAGGTTTGCTGTAGTTTGCTAGGAGAAATAGACAGTACTGTCAGGTAACACAGCCATTCACCTTTTCAATGATGCAATGGGTATTCATACAGCCTCCCTAAATTCAAGATCACAAACTCAGACAATTCACCTTTACTGAGACAGTGATGGAttaatgcaatgtttttttctggttttGTTATTATACTGAAGCCACAGTGGTGGTCCTGAGATAGATAACCTGTCGAGAATTCCCTTTCTTTTAATAAAGGACATGCTGGGATGGACTCCAGACTGCTCAGACCCTAAATAAATGGGCTCGTTGGAGAATGCAAGTCACAAATTGGTCTGTGaatctcttttttctttagctCAAACAGCACAATTGGCAGCTGAATCAAGGTTCAATACCTGCGTGGTAAAGGATTTCCTAGACTTAGCTGGCTGGCTAGGTATTGTGCAAATACTTCTGTGCAGATCCTTTGTCATCCCAATAAAACCATCTGAGATTGCGCAGGTATTTGATGAGTGCTAACCCAGATATTCATTTTGTCACCTACACTGTTAGAAATGAGCTGAGTGCCTATATCAGAGTACTCTACATACAGTATTATTTCGTAATTTTAAAGTGTTGGAAATTAAAACTCCTAACAAGTTAAAACTCATACAATCAAATACATGTGTATATCATACCTGTGACATTGAGGTGTAGGTGTACATCAGGTTCAATTCTCATTCCCTTGTACCGGATAATGCACTTATAGTCACCACTATGGGAGACGTTCAAACTGGACATGAGTATAGTCATCTTGTCGAGATCCACTCTGGTGTTCTCCCATGACGTATTTGATAGATTTTTTGATTCATAGTAGCCGTTCACAAATATGTTGCCCTTCTGCAAGTAACACATTGccaatgttctttttttgtcaacgGGACAGTGGAAGGTCACATTTCCACCAACCTCCCCTCTGAGCTGAATCGAAGCAGCCCTTTCTGGAAAACAATGTGAGCGAGAGAAAGGGTtagagcatgctgggaaatcCTTCATGAAACAGTATGAAATTGTCTTaattaatgttgtgtttcacaGAATTTATGAGTTGGTATCATTTTTGTAAATTcggtaaaaattaaaaaaacatatgaacCGTGTATGTAGTgctgaaataataatgatatgtgGAGAGTaacatgagaaacaaaaatCCAATcaagaaagagacacaagtTGTGTGCAGTATTACTAAGTCAATGTTGGATGTCAGAAAGTAAAACCATTAACAAAAAGGTTTTAAGGTTAACTTGAATTAAACATAAGTACGATGTGTACACAGTTCTTACTTTTGGCTGTGGGggtgtgaatttttttttaatttagcttCTGTTTATGATGGAGTAGACTTATCTCAGTTCCTCTTGAGCCTATTTGCCTTTTAAGTTTTGTGTAAAATACCCAACAAATAGTGTTCCCTTCATGCTGTACAGGATCTAAAGGTCACAATATTGAAAGTGACATTACATAGCTCGACACAGGGCTACAGAGGACTGTGACTCATACACCTCATACACCGAACATGTCGCTAAAAGTTGCACATTGATTGATAGATGGATGTTATGATATTATTAAAAATCACTGgattttgatataaaaatacaaagaaacttttttcatttttttttttcatatattgtCAAAAAGGTGCACAATATGACCGTGGATGTGATCTTTAAAGGAAAAGTTATTAAATGGTTAAACcaagagttggatgagaagattatAGGCAGAAAAGCAATTTAAGTgatacatttcccaaaatggcAAACTATTCCTTTCAAACCAATTCGATGAATTTAAAGTGAATTTAGTTCTGTACAGCAGCAGAGTTGGATGACTCAACTTGTTTCATTATAAAACCAAAGAGAGCGGGATGTTGTTGAGGCCCTGATATGACAGAACCGCTCACCTGTGGCAGCGGAGTGCCATGTTATAGTCACAACCAGCAGCTGGAGAGAAAACCTTGGGATCCTGGGAAAACAGAAGGAAACACAAAATCCTTACATGGTTACTCAGGTAACCCTGGGGCAtcgcagtgacacaaagaggtGCCTACATAGGCATGCATACACGATTTGACAGATAGCCATAAAAAACAGCTTTCTTAGCTGGCCCTGTGCCCAGAGATTTTGAAATTGAATAGTTCAGTTAGTCAATATGAGCCAATGCTTATATTGACTGAACTTGCCCTCCTCTGTCACCAACCGTCAATCTTTCTAAAGCTGACTTGACTCTaccataaaaacaaatacacacaaggTGATATTAATTGTAATCCCTACCCACAGTTCAGcaatatgaatatgtgtgtatattactCAATGGACCCATAAGGTGCTTCAATCAATAGTCCCTCTTAGAAATGAGTGAGGAGAGTTGTTGAAAGAAATGCCGACACAATAAATTCAACTTTCAGTTCTCAGTATACTTGCCCCTTTCGATAATGTGGGTCCATGTTACATAAATCTTTTATCACTGAAAGTTGATGACACGTGACACATGCAGCAATAGCTCCACTGAGTGACGCAGGCTCATAAACTCATTTAGTTATTGTTAGATTTAAGGCCttacattgtaataatgtgGTCAACCACTGGATTACTTCAGTAGTAGTACATTGTAAGACTTTATCCCAGTAGCAACTAGCAGTAGAGTCCAATAATTCACAGCAGAAGTAATATTTTGTACCTTGATGAAACCTGTATGACATTTCTCAGACCGATAAGTGTTGACATTTGTTTTAGTTGTTTCCTTGAAAATGTGTTGTGGTTTGAATCAGGAATTATTCAGTGTCTTGACTGTAACACTCACATTAATACAAATGACCACATCACAGGctcagaaagtctctacaccttccgtcgcaaactaaaaacacatctttttcgactataccttgaatagggaaggtagcgctgtagtagcactttaatagcacttaaatggctcttactgatagcactttgtagtttaacactttagtagcacttaaatggctcttactgatagcactttgtagtttaactttattgaagaaattgtactttcttgattcttgttgttctgagtttggactcatggtttatcGCTgacgctttggataaaagcgtcagcgaaatgacatgtaaatgacatgtaaatgacatgtaatgtaatagaaTCTGTGAAAATCATTGTCGGCGCCTCACCCAAATGAAAATGCTAAAGTGTTGATGAGGGTCACGCTGTTTACTGATGACATCATTATCTAACGCTGTGATCATGGTAGATTATGCagatcatttttaaatggattCAAAGTAAATCACATCATTGGTATGCCCACTGCCTGAAGTAATAGAAAATGGCTGGGGTACTTACAGAAAATGTGAGTTGCAAGGTGATGCCTgttgaaaacagaaaatacaaacaagTTCATCACTGTGATATGATTGATTCTCTTTTGATTTGGCATCTTTTAAATCAGT contains:
- the LOC117741669 gene encoding uncharacterized protein LOC117741669, with translation MASPCNSHFLIPRFSLQLLVVTITWHSAATERAASIQLRGEVGGNVTFHCPVDKKRTLAMCYLQKGNIFVNGYYESKNLSNTSWENTRVDLDKMTILMSSLNVSHSGDYKCIIRYKGMRIEPDVHLHLNVTANYSKPTLSVHCRDHNHLFSCLVNCTSHGGYPGSEITWHIPGSSKVVNNSKMIDPDTTTFNISSIAYVNCSDGKLTSLSCSVGNISSEMVSVCTPKDPPDTQSPYVTVAICAVVVFFIIMVALLWRWSFKKGQRRAAAAVVRGENGREEEVTVLNEIMEAS